The nucleotide window tcaattttattggaTATCACCTAATTAAACTTACAAAACTATAATGACCTCACCATTTAGTTCGATGGCTTTTACCATTTTGacaattttaagtcattttagtGTCACCCTTGGTTAAAAATTTCATGTTACTTTCCATGTTCACAAGTGGAAGGCTCAATTTAAAGTGCTTGCGGAATTAAACTAATTCTTACGTACAACTTAGATTCATAATATGTTGATAAAGTATTGCattctttataataataataataataataatgataataattaataactaataataatgcATATAAAgcttataaaatataatttttttcatgaaaataagtcAAGATATAAGACTCTTCATGTTCTCAAGTTTGAAATCCTTTATTAGCAAAAGCAACAAATTTGTCTTCTGAATTGACCTGCACACCAAAGAATAGTAATTGCACCcacattttaaaatatgtttgaCTTGATAATAACCATAGTCAATTTTATGCAACCAACTCATTCAAAAGTAATATACATACCATTTACTATTAAACTAAACAAATTTGGTTGGGGAACTTTTGTCACAAGTCAAAATAACCGCATACATAATTCCTTAAAAGTGATTATTATCAGGTGCTTGGTCATAGAATTGATTTGAAActcaaattttgtttttaaaatgtGAATAAAACTTTAGTTCCagttttaaattatgatttgaaatttcCAAAATGTAAGATTGCAATTTCAAATTATCACttcgatttttttaaaatgtaaaacttaatttaaaagttcttattttgtaaaaagaaaagtctgccattttaaattttgcaaaaaacaaaaaaaagacttatgctcgtgaatatattatttttatagtaggagaaaataatattaaagaataactagtaattattattattgattattttttgattaGTGAATCCTTATAAAATTAAGTGTATCAGGAAGTTCGTAATAATATGTAATtacaaatattaatttagaATTATGAAAATTGTATAATGTTCGAGAAAGTTTAGATAATTTTCACATAATATGATATTTGTGTAtctaataaaaagaatataacttaaaaaatataaattttatgtctttataaaatttcaatttcaaattaatcaGAGTTTAACGTCGAAAGGATCTAGTCAATTATTGGTGAATGGGATCCCGTCTAAATGAAAGATTCTTCCATTTTGACACCCAAACCGCCCCTTCACGGCTTAAACAATTATAAAGTTGGGCCAATAAACTTATGAGTTATGGTCCCACAAAGAATCCTAATCTAAATCTAGTGATCACTAATCAAACTTCTTTTTTTCGAGGGTGCTTACGTTACGTCTTTATGTTTTTGTctctttattgaaaaataaaattaaagaattattaataaatcacataacattatatattaattatgtgaatttaattataaaaaagcaaaagaaattttatttgtcACTAATAGAGTTATTCTTTTCATACATCTCGTTTTATTTCTccgaaattattaaaattatttttaatgataaaaatattatttaaataacaaatattacTTATAACGCATTTACTAATAATTACCGATCTGGAATCTAAACAAATATATAGGGCATGAAGAAATTGCTTAGACTTAGGATTAAGATTCCGATATAATCAAGATTCCTAAGTACATGCTAATATTAATGTGAAAATGACAATTATACATGATGTGTCATCTCTTATTGTTGGCTTATTTGAAACTTTGTCATAATCTTTATCATCCACTACTCCTAAAGTCACAATCAACTAatctttcaattaaaaaaacaaactaagAAGAATTAACTTAatcaaaatagttatttattCAATCGCTTAAATTAGAAATAGCTAGAGAACgtataattttatgtataatatatgtgtgtatatatatatatttgactaaAAAAAAGCAAATAATGAATCTGactaattatttatatgataatcccttaaaataattttttattaacgTGGATATGTGCAattgaataaacaaaaaaaaaggatacCACCAAAAGTTATGATGTCATTCATGCTTAATTAGAGATCTTGAATTTAAACATTGAATATTGAATCaccttttataatttataagaaTATCTTATTGAAacaggaaaaaaataataatagaaaaacaGCAAGTTGGACTTTGGAAGGCAAAGGTCTGAAccacaaattcatttttatgtaTCTGAGACGTAATCCAAGACTATTGGGACTTCACGAACTtttttgacaaagttgactaaGTGGCTTCAATTAAATGATTTATCTTTAACTTTGCCAATTTTTAAAACTGGACCATTATTATCCTTATTGccacaaacaaattaaatatatcatGGAATTGGAATGACAATCAAGTCATCAATCAACAAATTGGGtttataattattatgtttaaacTCCTCATCAGATTTACTAcatgtattagaaaatattcttgaatttgatttgaATGGTTAATCTCATCTTCAAATTATTGATAATCTTAAAAATACATTTCTATTGGACTAACTCAACTTAAATATACTCTCAATCAGCTACATGATAtaacaagtggtctcaaactcttgtaggagcgtatgactcttaataaaaagtcgagagaagtgttgaaaacactcCTAAATTTGACAAGAATTCAAGGTGTATTTCACCCATGTGGCAAGATCAAGaatgtatttaagttcagtcaGTCAAGTAGAAATTCTCAATAGTTCAGggacgaaactaataattcacgcCAAGTTTAGGagtatttttaatacttttcaGTTTTCTCAATTAATTGTATATGGTATTCatccgtttcattttatttggTCCCTACAtcaaaatagatatttaatCCATTTTAACAaactaagaatattttttttccatactacCCTTAGAGTTAATTAAGTGTTCGAAATGTATCTATCAAGCTTTTAAGACTCTTGCTAACAAGAGGTTTATAGAAACACGCAATAGGTCGTTGCCATAAGGTCTTACCAAAAACAATATTTGGACATGAATATTTctactaaaataaatatagaatacTCAAAActttgacaagtaaaagtgtAAAAAGGAGAAAATTCTAAACTTTGAAAAATAGAAAGTTATCAACTCATGAAGTGCATGTATTCGAATTTGAAAGTTTcgagaatttgaaattttaagaaatattcaaacttcaaaaacgATTTAAACATTTTGAACGCTAGACACAATTATAGTTTTAACGTATCAAGGTTTAATCTCCAAAGATTTTGATGCAATATAGATAGGTACTATATGTGGAGTCCAACCCCCTATATTGACTTTCAACAATTACGGCATGTAATTGTTAATGGTTGGCAAATTTGTAGATGACAACAAATGTTGAGAAACACAACAATTGAAAACTTTCGGTGGCACAACTTTATCATATTGTGACTGATTGCAGTTGCAAATTTCTTCTATAAAAAGAGATCATTAGCTCATTTTTATACACGTCACTTAATctatcaatttcataaagtgaACAAGTATAGTGGATAACTATTTTTGGACAAAGGCAGTAAACAAAAGATTATTTATATACAAACTCCTATTGATTGCACTAATTAATTTAGATAATAGAATTGATGTCGACTCCTTGTCATTGCTTTTGTAAAGAGGTTTGTCAATTGATATATTGAAGACTTCAACAAGAAGTTTACGAATATAATGACAATCACATGTTCTCATGGTGGACTAGATTTGTTGCCATTTGGTAATAGCCAGCGCGTGATGTGTGGGTTAGGCTCATGTCATGAGTTCAAATCTTGTTCTAGACAAATGTCTGATATTTAAGTAGAGAAGGGTAGAAGGATGGACCCATTATCCAATcttgaagggaaaaaaatataacCATTGCTTAGGTCCACCAATTACAATACAAAGAAATAGAGCTTTTGGCTTATCACTATTCCAACAAAGGTTCTGCCAAAGGGTCTGGATGTGAAGTTCTGAACTTTGTAAAACATGTAACTATGACTCCAGCTAATGCAGCAACTCCCGGAATGAATCCCAATGAAAATCGCGTTACTGTGAAACAAGGATATGCTGGATTGCACGCTGCTGGTGTTACACCTACATAAGGGTGAAGACTTTCATGTCAAAGATTTAAATTTCATTCATGATATGCAGACGTTTGAAGTGAACGAAATATATAGCTTACTTTCGTATGATTCTAGAATGTACAGCATTACCCCACACAATACTTTCTCCACAAAGCCTAATGATCCATAAACGAAAGCAGATCCCTCAACTTCTTTATCAACTAGCTCACTTTCCATGCCTACTGAAGTTACCTGTTAACCATAAAGCAAATAGAAACATCGCGATTAGGAGCCTGAGTGCACTTTCTTGGATGAGTTAGCTTGAAAATTACCAATACAACAATGTTAAATTTGAGGTACAAAATAATTGAACTGCAGCTTACCATCATGAAGGCATTGGCGATTCCAATAACCGCGGACAAGATGTACATAAAAACGTTCATGTTAATCGGTAGGGAGAGTACTACTGCACTACAAAATAGCCACAGGAAGCCTCCTACTGAAAAGATGGCCTTCAACCTGTGACTGCTCCATTCAAGTTCCTACATGCAACCAGTATAATAGATTAGGATATGGAAACAAGGAACAGGCAAAAAGTGAAGACCAAATGTAGAATAACCCCATAGAGAAAGAGAACCTGGAGCAAGATAGATGTAATGAAGCTGCACAAATAGATGATGGCAGGAACCTATTACATAATAACTCAGCCCGATTAGCATTAGTTAATTGGAAGATATAAGTGTTGTCAATTTTATTCAACTCGATAACAAATCATACCAAAGCCTTGGAAGATTGGCTCATGTGTAGATCACTAATTACATAGAGAGCAAGAAACACCTGAGATAACAAAGACAAAACAGAAACTTAGAACAGAGAACTACTACATATGTGAATGATCGATAGCATATAACTTAAAGAAGCCGGAAGAAAATTATAGTTACCTGTGATATATTCGTTACAACTCTAGTTAACACATAAATGCTAGCTACTCTATAATATAGGCCATTTTTCAACCATCGCTTCCAAGAAGAACCACGAGGATTTGTCTTGTGAGATACTGGTTTCACCCTGCACAAAAAATGCTTAACCTTGTAATTTGTTTCCTCATTAATGAAGTACATTCGAGCCTTCCAAATTAACAAGGGGACTGAGTAGATAACAAACCTAGGCTCTTTAGTTCCAAGatgaaataaaattacaaagaaGCATCCGATCAATACTGTGATAGTTGCCAACAAGTGGTACTGCAAACATAAATGGTAAAGTACATTAACGCAAAGCACGTGCTCATGCATATAGAAGAGCACTCCTTGTATTCAATGTACCTGCTCCTTGATTTCAACTTGTTTCACGGATGAATTGAAGATGAAAAATCCAATTCCATATACGATTAGGCTTGCGACCTTCCCAATTATTGGTTCACAGTAACAAGACAAGAGGTAAAATGTTAGTTTTGTCTATATTGAGATGAAATGCATGTAAGAGAGCTATGCATAGAATGGTGCAACAGAGTACCAACCATTGTAAAAGCATTACGGCAGCTGACACATGCCACTCTGCTTGTTTGATCCAAGGTAAGGCCATTCACCATTGCCCTTCAACAAAGAAGGCCAAGAAAATGTAGAACACATTTatcattttagccaaataatcgAATGATTCTGTAGTAAATATAAAACGAACACGAAAGTTGAGATGATTACATATGTGATACTTGAGTACAAGACCATCCACCACTGAAGAGTATATCAAACATATAATATCCAATCATTTGCACAGGAGGTGTATCGATCCCAATTATTTTGCAAGGAACGCAAACGCCCCAATAAAACGAAGAAAATGCAGCAGAGACAAGAACAGTCCCCACAGCATGCCATATTTTGAAATGTCCAAATCTGTCTATCTgttgtggaaaaaaaaaaaaacaagcaaaAATAATTCATGATCGGCAAGTTTCTCGATCATATCAAAAGCTTGAAGTGAAACATATGTAACAAGTTAACAAC belongs to Solanum stenotomum isolate F172 chromosome 1, ASM1918654v1, whole genome shotgun sequence and includes:
- the LOC125874019 gene encoding uncharacterized protein LOC125874019: MIGSNVENEEAKPLGRWSVLAYGVGHVLNDITSTYWYTYLLLYLTSIGMPPKQVAALAITGQFTNAMMTIIAGELIDRFGHFKIWHAVGTVLVSAAFSSFYWGVCVPCKIIGIDTPPVQMIGYYMFDILFSGGWSCTQVSHMAMVNGLTLDQTSRVACVSCRNAFTMVASLIVYGIGFFIFNSSVKQVEIKEQYHLLATITVLIGCFFVILFHLGTKEPRVKPVSHKTNPRGSSWKRWLKNGLYYRVASIYVLTRVVTNISQVFLALYVISDLHMSQSSKALVPAIIYLCSFITSILLQELEWSSHRLKAIFSVGGFLWLFCSAVVLSLPINMNVFMYILSAVIGIANAFMMVTSVGMESELVDKEVEGSAFVYGSLGFVEKVLCGVMLYILESYESVTPAACNPAYPCFTVTRFSLGFIPGVAALAGVIVTCFTKFRTSHPDPLAEPLLE